A stretch of the Haloplanus aerogenes genome encodes the following:
- a CDS encoding DUF7405 family protein, with protein MTSRRSALARLGGVAGAIGLSGCAQFLESASDSGTDLPPNPHAADLPNRQFAQTEYLPTNAAGNDLQARYRRLLFLNLDVDPSTEAARTVERGMRTIEAAYDWSTEGVFHVLGWGTAYFRRLGKLTEAPISKPQVLSRTDNPDLLEFDAVLVLESDVPSQLTAIENAMFRSRAGGTLNGEPVEHSLGDVFSIAEVRTGFLGEGLPAQHADVEGIPAGALSQDDPTFMGFFSDRQGTQASEDFVTIPDGKFAGGTTLHAAHLTQNLDTWWEGLDDAGRVARMFSPEFDPSDIPNFESNVPFSDAVRDHAREFDVVGHHEKVAQVRRDGKPLILRRDFNTTDGDHAGVHFLSFQQRLQHFRATRRAMNGWYVRDDSPAITDRENNGILNFIDVQSRANFYVPPRDKRAFPLY; from the coding sequence ATGACATCCCGACGGTCGGCGCTCGCACGTCTCGGAGGGGTCGCCGGCGCCATCGGCCTCTCCGGGTGCGCGCAGTTTCTCGAGTCGGCCAGCGACAGCGGGACCGACCTGCCGCCCAACCCCCACGCTGCCGACCTCCCCAACCGACAGTTCGCCCAGACCGAGTACCTGCCCACGAACGCCGCCGGGAACGACCTCCAGGCACGCTACCGCCGCCTCCTGTTTCTGAATCTCGACGTCGACCCGTCGACCGAGGCCGCCCGAACCGTCGAGCGCGGCATGCGGACCATCGAGGCGGCCTACGACTGGAGTACGGAGGGGGTCTTTCACGTCCTCGGCTGGGGGACCGCCTACTTCCGTCGACTCGGCAAACTGACCGAGGCCCCCATCTCGAAACCGCAGGTGCTCTCGCGGACGGACAACCCGGACCTCCTCGAGTTCGACGCCGTCCTGGTCCTCGAAAGCGACGTTCCGTCCCAGTTGACGGCCATCGAGAACGCCATGTTCCGTTCGCGGGCCGGCGGGACGCTGAACGGCGAACCGGTCGAGCACTCGCTCGGAGACGTGTTCTCCATCGCGGAGGTTCGGACGGGCTTTCTCGGGGAGGGACTCCCGGCGCAGCACGCGGACGTCGAGGGCATCCCCGCCGGCGCCCTCTCGCAGGACGACCCCACCTTCATGGGCTTTTTCTCGGATCGGCAGGGGACGCAGGCGAGCGAGGACTTCGTGACCATCCCGGACGGCAAGTTCGCGGGCGGCACGACGCTCCACGCCGCCCACCTGACGCAGAATCTCGATACGTGGTGGGAGGGACTGGACGACGCCGGCCGCGTCGCCCGGATGTTCTCACCGGAGTTCGACCCGTCCGACATCCCGAACTTCGAGTCCAACGTCCCCTTCAGCGACGCCGTCCGCGACCACGCCAGGGAGTTCGATGTCGTTGGCCACCACGAGAAGGTCGCGCAGGTGCGACGCGACGGCAAGCCGCTCATCCTCCGCCGCGACTTCAACACGACCGACGGCGACCACGCCGGAGTTCACTTCCTCTCCTTCCAGCAGCGACTCCAGCACTTCCGGGCGACCCGTCGCGCCATGAACGGCTGGTACGTGCGCGACGATAGTCCGGCGATCACCGACCGGGAGAACAACGGCATCCTCAACTTCATCGACGTGCAGTCGCGGGCGAACTTCTACGTGCCGCCCCGTGACAAGCGCGCGTTCCCGCTGTACTGA
- a CDS encoding TorD/DmsD family molecular chaperone — MDEQALYESRLELVDFLIEALHDVPDEEFVETLLSGDIRIPEGEVNEPLDRGFDELRTFIDEHQEYDLDVVQEVLEQEYTRLLVGPRPPVVAHETYYREDADYLGEGLAELEASYSAAGWAPPEEYPEENDFVAVELAFLRNLIDRQRRGAEVAVGFERVFLDEHALTWVDPFTTDLRQETDSRLYVAVAYIYEGVLEFEDELVAQMI; from the coding sequence ATGGACGAACAGGCCCTCTACGAGTCGCGTCTCGAACTCGTCGACTTCCTCATCGAAGCGCTCCACGACGTGCCCGACGAGGAGTTCGTCGAGACGCTGCTCTCCGGCGACATCCGAATCCCCGAGGGCGAGGTGAACGAACCCCTCGACCGTGGGTTCGACGAACTCCGCACGTTCATCGACGAGCATCAGGAGTACGACCTCGACGTCGTACAGGAAGTACTCGAACAGGAGTACACGCGGCTCCTCGTCGGCCCGCGACCGCCGGTCGTCGCCCACGAGACGTACTACCGCGAGGACGCCGACTACCTCGGCGAGGGGCTGGCCGAACTGGAGGCGAGTTACAGCGCCGCCGGCTGGGCGCCGCCGGAGGAGTACCCGGAGGAGAACGACTTCGTCGCCGTCGAACTCGCCTTCCTCCGCAACCTGATCGACCGGCAACGCCGTGGTGCCGAGGTGGCGGTCGGCTTCGAACGCGTCTTCCTCGACGAACACGCGCTGACGTGGGTGGACCCGTTCACCACCGACCTTCGGCAAGAGACGGATAGTCGGCTGTACGTCGCTGTCGCGTACATCTACGAGGGCGTCCTCGAGTTCGAGGACGAACTCGTCGCGCAGATGATCTAG
- a CDS encoding hydrogenase iron-sulfur subunit, giving the protein MNVGAFVCSCANTCDIDLEGVRDGVRDVEVVASSSHLCDDGLPAMAHLIEEYDLDQLLVTTPEPRCQDAIREVAIERGLHPDATAFVDHREGAAWIHDRDAATAKTARLLNARRTGLGHEPISRTVSRDAGEAVAVVGDPETAAALADTADVTLIANGQDFDAVDADLDDVTLARGRVVDVVGEYGNFEVELRARVTEDCISCMDCVHEGPDGMVTRAPVDIDPAAPDGEWADCCPVDAIDLDGVERTLEADQVIFPAATGTAKSGQIGLYTGPVDGATIAAVEDLLGGIEKPKHLDLDMDVCAAGESSQPGCNACVDACPHGAVDRPHVDEVSFDLVACQDCGACTSACPTGATTLRDPSNERIAREVETLLDPGEDDGLLGGLRGNDGIETPVVAFVCSERADDALRRYGRLAREDDDLRYPPVLPVRVNCTDTVGEAHVMHALAAGADGVAIVGCGGSCLHSGPDPKAELVRRLDRATTDLGLGERVTFLAPDPQEPKAFVEELSQFVVELDPTPVPAGDHEATGTVRDDKPNPPFNSHDWTLESVRAVLEHVDPPREMIRGLKDFGWMEVSDACNLTPTCSTMCPTDAIRRTDDADLQFNHEDCVNCGLCEEGCPEIAITMHDGLDLSKLPENRDGERWETVYEGEMRNCVRCGKAFASEGTAEHIAGEVGELVEGVAPKAEHSIFEYCADCRAYLLFEEGGR; this is encoded by the coding sequence ATGAACGTCGGCGCGTTCGTGTGTTCCTGTGCAAACACTTGCGACATCGATCTCGAAGGCGTCCGAGACGGCGTCAGAGACGTCGAGGTCGTTGCGAGTTCCTCACACCTCTGTGACGATGGCCTCCCGGCCATGGCCCACCTCATCGAAGAGTACGATCTGGACCAACTCCTCGTGACCACGCCCGAACCGCGGTGTCAGGACGCCATTCGGGAGGTTGCGATAGAACGGGGACTTCACCCCGACGCGACGGCCTTCGTCGACCACCGCGAGGGGGCCGCGTGGATTCACGACCGCGACGCGGCCACCGCCAAGACCGCTCGCCTGCTCAACGCCCGTCGGACGGGTCTCGGCCACGAACCGATATCCCGGACCGTCTCCCGGGACGCGGGCGAGGCTGTCGCCGTCGTCGGCGACCCCGAGACGGCGGCGGCGCTCGCGGACACCGCCGACGTGACGCTGATCGCCAACGGGCAGGATTTCGACGCCGTCGACGCCGACCTCGACGACGTGACGCTCGCCCGCGGCCGCGTCGTCGACGTGGTCGGCGAGTACGGGAACTTCGAGGTCGAACTCCGCGCCCGGGTCACCGAGGACTGCATCTCGTGTATGGACTGCGTCCACGAGGGGCCGGACGGGATGGTGACTCGCGCGCCCGTGGACATCGATCCGGCGGCCCCGGACGGCGAGTGGGCCGACTGCTGTCCGGTCGATGCCATCGACCTCGACGGCGTCGAGCGGACGCTGGAGGCGGATCAGGTGATCTTCCCCGCGGCGACCGGCACGGCAAAGAGCGGCCAGATCGGCCTCTACACCGGCCCGGTCGACGGGGCGACCATCGCGGCCGTCGAGGACCTCCTCGGCGGCATCGAGAAACCGAAACACCTCGACCTCGACATGGACGTGTGCGCCGCCGGCGAGTCGAGCCAGCCCGGCTGTAACGCCTGTGTCGACGCCTGTCCGCACGGCGCCGTCGACCGGCCGCACGTCGACGAGGTGTCGTTCGACCTCGTGGCCTGTCAGGACTGCGGCGCGTGTACGAGCGCCTGTCCGACCGGCGCGACGACCCTCCGCGACCCCTCGAACGAACGCATCGCGCGCGAGGTGGAGACGCTCCTCGACCCCGGTGAGGACGACGGTCTCCTCGGCGGGCTTCGCGGCAACGACGGCATCGAGACGCCAGTCGTCGCCTTCGTCTGTTCCGAGCGGGCGGACGACGCTCTCCGGCGCTACGGACGCCTCGCCCGCGAGGACGACGACCTGCGCTACCCGCCCGTCCTCCCCGTCCGGGTCAACTGCACCGACACGGTCGGTGAAGCACACGTCATGCACGCCCTCGCCGCGGGCGCCGACGGCGTGGCCATCGTCGGCTGTGGCGGCTCCTGCCTCCACTCCGGTCCCGATCCGAAGGCGGAACTCGTCCGCCGACTCGACCGGGCGACGACCGACCTCGGCCTCGGCGAACGCGTCACGTTCCTCGCGCCCGACCCACAGGAGCCGAAGGCGTTCGTCGAGGAACTCTCCCAGTTCGTCGTCGAACTCGATCCGACGCCCGTCCCGGCCGGCGACCACGAAGCGACCGGCACGGTTCGAGACGACAAGCCGAACCCGCCCTTCAACAGCCACGACTGGACGCTGGAGAGCGTCCGTGCCGTCCTCGAACACGTCGACCCACCACGGGAGATGATCCGCGGCCTGAAGGACTTCGGCTGGATGGAGGTGTCCGACGCCTGCAACCTCACCCCCACCTGCTCGACGATGTGTCCGACCGATGCCATCCGCCGGACCGACGACGCCGACCTCCAGTTCAACCACGAGGACTGCGTCAACTGCGGCCTCTGCGAGGAAGGGTGTCCCGAGATAGCCATCACCATGCACGACGGCCTCGACCTCTCGAAACTCCCCGAGAACCGCGACGGGGAACGCTGGGAGACGGTGTACGAGGGCGAGATGCGAAACTGCGTCCGCTGTGGCAAGGCGTTCGCCAGCGAAGGCACCGCCGAACACATCGCGGGCGAGGTCGGTGAACTGGTCGAAGGCGTCGCACCCAAAGCCGAACACAGCATCTTCGAGTACTGTGCCGACTGTCGTGCCTATCTCCTCTTCGAGGAGGGGGGTCGATGA
- a CDS encoding formate dehydrogenase subunit alpha, with protein MSTEPVSIDLDRRSFMKASALAGAVALGGGGAGQALAQTGEAEVSAADTEGERTKTICNYCSVGCGFHGERVGDSFVGMEPWEDHPINQGSLCSKGAGIYETEHSEKRVRHPMVRENGAWRKLSWDSAYDRLATDIRALWPDSNVSPDQAVDVSEEASRESVMLLGSAHHSNEESYAIRKLAAFMGTNNVDHQARICHSTTVAGLANTWGYGAMTNTLQDYRNYDLLVVIGQNPAEAHPIAMQHILEGQKRGGTLLTLDPRFTKTAAHADEFMRFRPGTDVALMMGIIKELRDEYGLALDPDADDTGQNMLTDRVQGWEDIEDDLDKYDKETVSEITWLSVEEIERLAELFNENRPHIQIEWAMGGTQHNNGTQNIRSYAAASLASGSAARSGGGLQVMRGHANVQGATDLAVASHILPGYYGLSPGGWSWWADVWDMNPYTSGSTSFADMYNRFEVMPPDKYVRATDAEDPDEFPGSSGEGQYGPNNPAPNSMMFQSGLTVARWFEAALDQEDRMQQTPIYQPDQVKIAVFWGHSSNSISEMEKMKEGMQNLDLLVVIDVFPSVASVLPDFDEGPPVMVLPASSQYEHYRSLTNTHRSIQWSEPVRPPSHNSKPDLQIMQELADHLGFGEHFDWGTGPEIHNGKSSYENVIREFNLGTNTIGYRQTPERLQQHLEYDYAFSHETLQASEGSPVEGEYWGLPWPCWGEGHPGTPIIWNDDMNPNNGGQDFRTRWGVQAPSPEEWEQMNTDKEYPFQATIDAVGDRYDSVEDALDLTRAPYNPDWASAADTASDGLIHGIPEYPGWKTTPPKSLVDPTQRTQSDELTIPQQHALDNQRSVYTAAQALNNPNTGSPEFDQYISETQNIDPAFYEQYDYRQPDAPTGRGRARAVVWNFIDTTPVHREPLESPHPELVEEWPANGQQRNFYRLDQNNAVEQEKAMQIIHGDGDGPALDTIMTTGRQVEHQGGGSETRSNIHTADLQPHMYAEITPNKAENLGVDGGDLIVISSTDRGSVLVKARVTDRPNDDEVFLPFHWGGVFKGQSLEDKYPPGTVPYAIGDSANAITSRGYDVETQMQETKVSMVAIRPATQSLLEELNMDVDLEFPQDRDGIGQQKDFDVRDHNTVQ; from the coding sequence ATGAGTACAGAACCAGTCTCGATAGACCTTGACAGGCGCTCGTTCATGAAGGCGAGCGCGTTGGCGGGCGCCGTCGCCCTTGGTGGTGGCGGTGCGGGTCAAGCGCTCGCCCAGACGGGTGAGGCGGAGGTATCGGCTGCTGACACAGAGGGAGAGCGTACGAAGACGATCTGTAATTACTGTTCTGTCGGTTGTGGGTTCCACGGTGAACGCGTCGGCGACTCCTTCGTCGGCATGGAACCGTGGGAGGACCACCCGATAAACCAAGGGTCGCTCTGTTCGAAGGGTGCTGGGATCTACGAGACCGAACACTCGGAGAAACGGGTTCGACACCCGATGGTTCGGGAGAACGGCGCTTGGCGAAAGCTGTCGTGGGATTCGGCCTACGACCGGCTGGCGACCGACATTCGTGCGCTGTGGCCGGATTCGAACGTCTCGCCGGATCAGGCCGTCGACGTAAGTGAGGAGGCCAGCCGCGAGAGCGTCATGCTCCTCGGGAGTGCCCACCACTCCAACGAGGAGTCCTACGCCATCCGAAAGCTCGCGGCGTTCATGGGCACGAACAACGTCGACCATCAGGCGCGGATCTGTCACTCCACGACGGTCGCGGGCCTCGCGAACACGTGGGGCTATGGGGCGATGACGAACACGCTGCAGGACTACCGCAACTACGACCTGCTGGTCGTCATCGGGCAGAACCCGGCGGAGGCCCACCCCATCGCGATGCAGCACATCCTCGAGGGGCAGAAACGTGGCGGGACGCTTCTGACGCTCGATCCGCGGTTCACGAAGACCGCGGCCCACGCCGACGAGTTCATGCGGTTCCGGCCCGGGACCGACGTGGCGCTGATGATGGGGATCATCAAGGAGCTCCGCGACGAGTACGGGCTGGCGTTGGACCCGGACGCGGACGATACGGGCCAGAACATGCTCACCGACCGCGTCCAGGGCTGGGAAGACATCGAGGACGACCTCGACAAGTACGACAAGGAGACCGTTTCAGAGATCACGTGGCTCTCGGTCGAAGAGATCGAGCGCCTCGCCGAGCTGTTCAACGAGAACCGCCCACACATCCAGATCGAGTGGGCGATGGGCGGCACCCAGCACAACAACGGGACCCAGAACATCCGGTCCTACGCCGCCGCGAGCCTCGCGTCAGGGAGTGCGGCCCGCAGTGGCGGTGGTCTCCAGGTCATGCGTGGCCACGCCAACGTCCAGGGGGCGACCGACCTCGCAGTCGCGAGCCACATCCTCCCGGGGTACTACGGGCTGTCACCCGGTGGCTGGTCGTGGTGGGCGGACGTCTGGGACATGAACCCGTACACGAGCGGGTCCACCTCGTTCGCGGACATGTACAACCGATTCGAGGTAATGCCGCCGGATAAGTACGTCCGGGCGACCGACGCGGAGGACCCCGACGAGTTCCCGGGAAGTAGTGGCGAGGGTCAGTACGGCCCCAACAATCCGGCGCCGAACTCGATGATGTTCCAGAGCGGGCTGACCGTCGCCCGCTGGTTCGAAGCCGCGCTCGATCAGGAGGATCGGATGCAGCAGACGCCGATCTACCAGCCCGATCAGGTGAAGATTGCCGTCTTCTGGGGTCACTCCTCGAACTCCATCAGCGAGATGGAGAAGATGAAAGAGGGGATGCAGAACCTCGACTTGCTCGTGGTCATCGACGTGTTCCCGTCGGTCGCGAGCGTCCTCCCCGACTTCGACGAGGGGCCGCCGGTGATGGTCCTCCCGGCGTCGAGTCAGTACGAGCACTACCGCTCGCTGACGAACACGCACCGCTCGATCCAGTGGTCGGAGCCGGTGCGTCCCCCGTCCCACAACTCGAAGCCCGACCTGCAGATCATGCAGGAACTGGCGGACCACCTCGGCTTCGGTGAACACTTCGACTGGGGAACTGGCCCGGAGATTCACAACGGGAAATCGAGCTACGAGAACGTCATCCGGGAGTTCAACCTCGGGACGAACACCATCGGATACCGCCAGACCCCGGAACGCCTCCAGCAACACCTCGAGTACGACTACGCGTTCTCCCACGAGACGCTCCAGGCCTCGGAAGGGTCGCCCGTCGAGGGCGAGTACTGGGGCCTCCCCTGGCCGTGCTGGGGTGAAGGACACCCCGGGACGCCGATCATCTGGAACGACGACATGAACCCCAACAACGGGGGACAGGACTTCCGGACGCGGTGGGGCGTCCAGGCACCGAGCCCCGAAGAGTGGGAGCAGATGAACACCGACAAGGAGTACCCGTTCCAGGCGACGATCGACGCCGTCGGGGACCGGTACGACAGCGTCGAGGACGCCCTCGACCTGACGCGAGCGCCGTACAACCCCGACTGGGCGTCGGCAGCCGACACGGCCAGCGACGGGCTGATCCACGGGATTCCGGAGTATCCGGGCTGGAAGACGACGCCACCGAAGAGCCTCGTCGATCCGACTCAGAGGACCCAGTCCGACGAACTCACCATCCCGCAGCAACACGCGCTCGACAACCAGCGGTCGGTGTACACCGCCGCGCAGGCGCTCAACAACCCGAACACCGGGAGCCCCGAGTTCGACCAGTACATCTCGGAGACCCAGAACATCGACCCGGCGTTCTACGAACAGTACGACTACAGGCAGCCCGACGCGCCGACGGGGCGCGGACGGGCGCGTGCCGTCGTCTGGAACTTCATCGACACGACGCCGGTGCACCGCGAACCGCTGGAGAGCCCGCATCCGGAACTCGTCGAGGAGTGGCCGGCGAACGGCCAGCAACGGAACTTCTACCGCCTCGACCAGAACAACGCGGTAGAACAGGAGAAGGCGATGCAGATCATCCACGGCGACGGCGACGGGCCGGCGCTCGACACCATCATGACGACGGGCCGGCAGGTCGAACACCAGGGCGGCGGCTCGGAGACACGGAGCAACATCCACACCGCCGACCTTCAGCCGCACATGTACGCCGAGATTACGCCGAACAAGGCCGAGAACCTCGGCGTCGACGGGGGTGATCTGATCGTCATCTCCTCGACCGACCGCGGATCGGTCCTCGTGAAAGCGAGGGTGACCGACCGGCCGAACGACGACGAGGTGTTCCTGCCATTCCACTGGGGTGGCGTCTTCAAGGGACAGAGCCTGGAGGACAAGTACCCGCCAGGCACCGTTCCGTACGCCATCGGCGACTCGGCGAACGCCATCACGTCGCGAGGCTACGACGTCGAGACCCAGATGCAGGAGACAAAAGTGTCGATGGTGGCGATCCGCCCGGCCACACAGAGCCTCCTCGAGGAACTCAATATGGACGTCGACCTCGAGTTCCCGCAGGACCGTGACGGTATCGGCCAGCAGAAAGACTTCGATGTCCGTGATCACAACACGGTCCAATAG
- a CDS encoding 4Fe-4S dicluster domain-containing protein, translating to MSSNKEIMRQGVISTGGEDTRIFPDVEACIDCGGCVVACKRTWDSSVDEQRISISTMLEGQEGAQGLNAHSARALGQGESPGETAVPMQCYHCENAPCVSVCPTDSLMKQEDGFVQVRDDLCVGCQYCLSACPFGAPQFPDSDDASAQLFGTGGTMDKCTMCEERQDVGKGPACAEECATDAILVGNAEEISSELERRDSGTFFNDVAMEIIFGEEEAQVF from the coding sequence ATGTCAAGCAACAAAGAGATAATGCGGCAGGGGGTCATCAGCACTGGGGGCGAAGACACCCGGATCTTCCCCGACGTAGAGGCCTGTATCGACTGTGGCGGGTGTGTCGTGGCCTGCAAACGCACGTGGGACTCGTCGGTCGACGAACAGCGAATCAGCATCTCGACGATGCTGGAGGGCCAAGAAGGCGCGCAGGGGCTGAACGCCCACAGCGCGAGGGCCCTCGGACAGGGCGAGTCGCCCGGCGAGACAGCAGTTCCGATGCAGTGTTACCACTGCGAGAACGCGCCGTGTGTGTCCGTCTGTCCGACCGACTCGCTGATGAAACAGGAAGACGGCTTCGTGCAGGTGCGCGACGACCTCTGTGTCGGCTGTCAGTACTGCCTGTCGGCGTGTCCGTTCGGGGCGCCGCAGTTCCCCGACTCCGACGACGCGTCGGCGCAGCTGTTCGGCACCGGCGGGACGATGGACAAGTGTACCATGTGCGAGGAACGGCAGGACGTCGGCAAGGGGCCGGCGTGCGCCGAGGAGTGCGCGACGGACGCGATTCTCGTCGGCAACGCCGAGGAGATTTCGTCCGAACTGGAGCGTCGTGACAGTGGCACGTTCTTCAACGACGTCGCCATGGAGATCATCTTCGGTGAAGAGGAGGCACAGGTGTTCTAA
- a CDS encoding cytochrome b/b6 domain-containing protein, with amino-acid sequence MTSLDHGKFTRVTTTFHSLLALDVFALFFTGYSLTFNDELWWLLSLMGGPESVTALHRAAGFGLIALIGFWATLMVTSETGRSNFQDVMPTGEDIKAFIQDVQFALGNADERHPAAKQFAGGDTDDVPLLSYIGKGVVFIFAVELFLLTVSGLLIWSKTGLMQYFNTKTAAMGFVIFHGLLGVIMLMGVMFHIFEHGFHPAFYPVEPKAFIPRELIPETHADGGISDLSLAPSWSTVSTVMGVLTVVGIVSVMVGSIFDEGYPVPRELTVGGGPESLLLTIGINAGIFVLFVGLVLSMYGNLLRVRWERRLEEDRRQPAATDGGHPDDD; translated from the coding sequence ATGACGAGTCTCGACCACGGTAAGTTCACGCGGGTCACGACGACGTTCCACTCGTTGCTGGCCCTCGACGTGTTCGCCCTGTTCTTCACGGGGTACAGCCTGACGTTCAACGACGAACTCTGGTGGCTGCTGTCGCTGATGGGTGGGCCGGAGAGCGTCACCGCGCTCCACCGCGCCGCCGGCTTCGGGCTCATCGCCCTCATCGGCTTCTGGGCCACACTCATGGTCACGAGCGAAACCGGCCGGAGCAACTTCCAGGATGTCATGCCCACCGGCGAAGACATCAAGGCGTTCATCCAGGACGTGCAGTTCGCCCTCGGGAACGCCGACGAGCGTCACCCGGCCGCAAAACAGTTCGCCGGCGGCGACACCGACGACGTCCCACTGCTCTCCTACATCGGCAAGGGCGTCGTGTTCATCTTCGCGGTCGAACTGTTCCTGCTGACGGTCAGCGGACTGCTCATCTGGAGCAAGACCGGCCTGATGCAGTACTTCAACACGAAGACGGCCGCGATGGGCTTCGTGATCTTCCACGGCCTGCTGGGCGTCATCATGCTGATGGGGGTCATGTTCCACATCTTCGAACACGGGTTCCACCCCGCCTTCTACCCGGTCGAACCGAAGGCGTTCATCCCCCGAGAGCTGATCCCGGAGACCCACGCCGACGGCGGGATCAGTGATCTCAGCCTCGCTCCGTCGTGGAGCACGGTGAGCACGGTCATGGGTGTGCTCACCGTCGTCGGTATCGTCAGCGTCATGGTCGGCTCCATCTTCGACGAGGGGTATCCGGTGCCACGCGAACTGACGGTGGGCGGGGGGCCAGAGAGCCTCCTGCTCACCATCGGCATCAACGCCGGCATCTTCGTGTTGTTCGTCGGCCTCGTCCTCTCGATGTACGGTAACCTCCTGCGCGTGCGGTGGGAGCGCCGACTCGAAGAGGACCGTCGCCAGCCGGCGGCGACCGACGGCGGTCACCCCGACGACGACTGA